The following are encoded together in the Bradyrhizobium genosp. L genome:
- a CDS encoding GNAT family N-acetyltransferase: MTMLDFAVAARSSAREDTPIVASVANSFEQAGISPEEWDSFVLSVGGRLYSSYDWCRIWWHHYGRGRELRLFVFRKGERLVGLAPMFIERLWLGPVTIRIAKRLSADFVSAVFALPVSPQWAGIIYRQILTNFVDVEQCDAVWFGYLPAGDPTLAALRAVAGHPGGSVALARDMATGVEVSFQLPDRFDTYVAGLEKRARQNYRRQLNLLNKSFTVESCLVSEPDDAAAAFLTFEEAHTEQWLADRRPGYFGDWPGSRAFNRDLVSRLAQTGQVRLMTLNADGRSVASQYALTFGPNCHWRLPARSTEREMGRYGLGVLGLMQLLEQMTGEGIRYVDAGPGRYDYKVQYGGEESDFLSILVKSTRAGSSRRVSLFLALSDLVHLLYYRIWRLKLAPRQPLRYGSLWRTWIRARM; this comes from the coding sequence ATGACCATGCTTGATTTCGCAGTCGCGGCGAGGTCTTCCGCAAGGGAAGACACACCGATCGTCGCTTCCGTGGCGAACTCGTTCGAACAGGCGGGGATCTCGCCGGAAGAATGGGACAGCTTCGTCCTAAGCGTCGGTGGGCGCCTGTACTCGAGCTACGACTGGTGCCGCATCTGGTGGCATCACTACGGACGGGGTCGCGAGCTCCGTCTCTTCGTTTTCAGAAAGGGAGAGCGGCTCGTCGGCCTGGCCCCGATGTTCATCGAACGCCTTTGGCTCGGGCCTGTCACCATTCGCATTGCCAAACGGCTGAGTGCCGACTTTGTATCGGCCGTGTTCGCGCTGCCTGTGTCTCCACAATGGGCCGGCATCATCTACCGGCAGATCTTGACGAACTTCGTCGATGTCGAGCAATGCGACGCGGTTTGGTTCGGCTACCTGCCCGCGGGAGACCCCACACTTGCGGCACTACGAGCCGTCGCCGGCCACCCTGGCGGGTCAGTCGCCTTGGCTCGCGACATGGCGACGGGCGTCGAGGTTTCCTTTCAATTACCCGACCGTTTCGACACATATGTTGCAGGGCTGGAGAAGCGCGCCCGCCAGAATTACCGGCGCCAACTTAATCTTTTGAACAAGTCGTTCACCGTCGAGTCATGTCTCGTCAGTGAGCCGGACGACGCAGCCGCCGCGTTCCTGACCTTCGAGGAGGCGCACACCGAGCAGTGGCTGGCCGATCGAAGGCCAGGCTATTTTGGTGATTGGCCTGGCTCCCGCGCGTTCAACCGCGATCTCGTCTCACGTCTCGCGCAAACCGGACAGGTGCGCTTGATGACGTTGAATGCTGACGGGCGCTCCGTTGCCAGTCAGTATGCCCTCACCTTCGGGCCGAACTGCCATTGGCGGCTCCCTGCCCGGTCCACAGAACGAGAAATGGGCCGCTACGGCCTGGGCGTGCTAGGGCTGATGCAGTTGCTCGAGCAGATGACCGGCGAAGGCATTCGCTATGTCGACGCCGGTCCCGGCCGCTACGACTACAAAGTTCAGTATGGCGGCGAGGAGAGCGATTTCCTCTCGATCCTGGTCAAAAGCACACGCGCTGGCTCGTCGCGGCGCGTCAGCCTGTTCCTTGCGTTGTCCGACCTCGTTCATCTGCTTTACTATCGCATCTGGCGATTGAAGCTCGCGCCGCGCCAGCCACTTCGCTACGGCTCACTTTGGCGAACCTGGATTCGCGCTCGGATGTGA
- a CDS encoding glycosyltransferase family 2 protein, which produces MDVSVIIVNWNTRELLRNCLASVISQSRDTSYEIIVVDNASHDGSVSMCERDFPTVKLIANDRNRGFAAANNQAMQVASGRYYLLLNPDTVVLDTAIDRCVAYADSHPDIGVVGCQVLERDGQIQQTGFSFPSAWILFLTLTGLPRLFPHSSIFAKPQLGWWRRDTLEDIDVISGMFMLVRHEAIKQVGVMDESYFIYAEEADWCFRFSKAGWRRVFFPGAQIIHVDGGGKSTGQVNVKMLVQLQKSMLIYFRKNLGLGQWIAAKTLFLFSNAARLVGWLLPSVVTRDPVARSKAAAATAALRFHIFGVDPT; this is translated from the coding sequence ATGGACGTCTCTGTCATCATCGTCAATTGGAACACGCGAGAACTTCTGCGCAACTGCCTGGCTTCGGTCATCAGCCAAAGCCGCGACACGTCTTACGAAATCATCGTGGTGGACAATGCCAGCCACGATGGTTCGGTCAGCATGTGCGAGCGGGATTTCCCTACGGTGAAGCTGATCGCCAACGATCGCAACCGCGGCTTCGCCGCGGCGAACAACCAGGCGATGCAGGTCGCATCCGGGCGTTATTACCTGCTGCTGAACCCGGATACGGTGGTGCTGGACACCGCAATAGACCGATGCGTGGCATACGCCGATTCCCATCCCGACATCGGCGTGGTGGGCTGCCAGGTCCTGGAACGCGACGGCCAGATTCAGCAGACCGGCTTCTCGTTTCCCTCGGCCTGGATCCTCTTTCTCACCCTCACCGGGCTGCCTCGCCTGTTCCCGCACTCCTCGATATTCGCGAAGCCCCAACTCGGCTGGTGGCGACGCGACACCCTGGAGGACATCGACGTCATCTCCGGCATGTTCATGCTGGTCCGTCACGAGGCGATCAAGCAGGTCGGTGTGATGGACGAGAGCTATTTCATCTACGCCGAGGAGGCCGATTGGTGCTTCCGCTTCAGCAAGGCCGGCTGGCGCCGCGTTTTTTTCCCCGGCGCGCAGATCATCCACGTCGACGGCGGAGGAAAGAGCACCGGGCAGGTCAACGTCAAGATGCTGGTCCAGCTACAGAAGAGCATGCTGATCTATTTCAGGAAGAACCTCGGGCTCGGTCAGTGGATCGCGGCGAAGACACTCTTCCTGTTTTCGAATGCGGCAAGATTGGTCGGCTGGCTGCTTCCGTCCGTCGTCACGCGAGACCCCGTTGCACGCAGCAAGGCCGCCGCGGCGACGGCGGCGTTGCGCTTTCATATCTTTGGTGTTGACCCGACATGA
- a CDS encoding lipid II:glycine glycyltransferase FemX, whose amino-acid sequence MTTGLSVNPLASETWDELTSTFRDASYRQCSSYAVAAAAHVGAKSELRGLAQNQRLIGLADIRVKKLPMTSMGIAYLNHAPMIRHDESFCKEQFGHCLDALKEEYVDRRRLMLRITPALDAGLHQEDQTSCLESRGFRPSQHQSSRKTMVVDLADPLDDVHRRLHAKWRSDLKRAQSAGVEVTRSVELNDFDAFERIFLTLTEKKGFMPSQDVRFFKRVQTASPKEQKLVLHLAWHDGELIAGHLGSYVGDTSVYLLGATTAQGRDLRASYLLQWNAIVHAKSVGNLHYDLGGVDQERNPDVYRFKQRMSGRIVTEVGPYELAPSFLRKQIISLAERARNVVKQKVKSN is encoded by the coding sequence ATGACGACCGGACTATCGGTTAATCCTCTCGCGAGCGAGACGTGGGACGAACTGACATCCACATTCCGGGATGCGTCCTATCGTCAATGCAGCAGTTACGCCGTCGCGGCAGCGGCTCACGTCGGAGCAAAATCGGAACTGAGGGGTCTGGCGCAGAACCAGCGCCTCATTGGCCTCGCCGACATCAGGGTCAAGAAGCTTCCCATGACGTCGATGGGGATTGCGTATCTCAATCACGCGCCCATGATCAGGCACGACGAAAGCTTCTGCAAAGAGCAATTCGGTCATTGCCTGGATGCCCTGAAGGAAGAGTATGTCGATCGCCGACGCCTGATGCTGCGCATTACTCCCGCGCTTGATGCTGGATTGCATCAGGAGGATCAGACCTCCTGCCTGGAGTCGCGAGGATTCCGCCCGAGTCAGCACCAGTCGTCCCGGAAGACCATGGTCGTCGACCTCGCCGACCCCCTCGACGACGTCCATCGCCGTCTCCACGCCAAGTGGCGTAGCGACCTCAAAAGGGCACAGAGCGCTGGCGTCGAAGTCACTCGCTCGGTCGAGTTGAACGATTTCGATGCCTTCGAGCGGATATTCCTGACGCTGACCGAAAAGAAAGGCTTCATGCCGAGCCAGGACGTGCGTTTCTTCAAGCGCGTCCAGACCGCAAGCCCGAAAGAGCAGAAGCTCGTCCTCCATCTCGCCTGGCACGATGGAGAGCTCATCGCCGGACATCTTGGCAGTTACGTGGGCGACACCAGCGTTTACCTGCTTGGAGCCACCACCGCACAGGGACGTGATTTACGTGCGTCCTATCTACTGCAATGGAACGCGATCGTGCACGCCAAGTCCGTCGGCAACCTCCACTACGACCTCGGAGGCGTCGATCAGGAGCGAAATCCCGATGTTTATCGCTTCAAGCAAAGGATGAGCGGCCGGATTGTCACTGAAGTCGGCCCCTATGAACTCGCCCCGAGCTTCCTTCGCAAGCAAATCATCAGCCTCGCCGAGCGGGCCAGGAACGTTGTCAAACAGAAGGTGAAAAGCAACTGA
- a CDS encoding polysaccharide deacetylase family protein: MTQRKFILNLHGVGTASRAYEPGEQPYWLSQQELDGVLDLVRAKAGGAAIAVTVDDGNSSDYDILAPALRERGISATFFVLAAKLGERGYLTEWQVRALANEGFGIGSHGLDHVDWSRADDTCLARELKESKTILEAVTDRPVIAAAAPFGRYDRRVLRALAKAGYRRVFSSDGGPRLTAAWPTPRLSLQSGVDIGALAGQIDAWSLTDQTRAELRGLLKSSVPGSALRLRRSVRRLVQPRAATSAR, encoded by the coding sequence TTGACGCAGCGGAAATTCATTCTGAATCTGCACGGCGTGGGAACCGCGTCGCGGGCATATGAGCCTGGTGAGCAGCCCTATTGGCTCAGCCAGCAGGAGTTGGACGGGGTTCTCGACCTCGTTCGAGCGAAAGCGGGCGGGGCCGCGATCGCGGTGACCGTCGACGACGGGAACAGTTCCGATTACGACATCCTTGCTCCGGCGCTTCGCGAGCGGGGAATCAGTGCTACCTTTTTCGTTTTGGCTGCAAAGCTCGGCGAGCGCGGATATTTGACCGAATGGCAGGTTCGGGCTCTCGCTAACGAGGGCTTCGGGATCGGTTCGCATGGGCTTGACCATGTCGATTGGAGCCGCGCTGACGACACGTGCCTGGCTCGTGAGCTGAAGGAATCGAAGACAATCCTCGAGGCGGTGACGGACCGACCGGTCATCGCAGCCGCAGCACCGTTTGGGCGATATGACCGTCGCGTGCTGCGTGCGCTCGCCAAGGCCGGGTATCGCCGGGTGTTCAGCAGCGACGGAGGACCCCGGCTGACCGCGGCGTGGCCGACGCCGCGACTATCGCTCCAGTCGGGTGTCGATATTGGTGCGTTGGCGGGCCAGATCGATGCGTGGTCTTTGACGGACCAAACGCGCGCGGAGTTGCGCGGTTTGCTCAAATCGTCGGTTCCGGGCTCCGCCCTTCGGCTGCGACGGAGTGTCCGGCGCCTGGTCCAGCCGCGTGCGGCAACATCGGCGCGTTAG
- a CDS encoding glycosyltransferase, translating into MISIIIPAHNEAAVIGRSLETLLAGTAPGELEIAVVCNACSDDTVDIARRFPVRVLETDVPGKANALNLGDAVVRAFPRIYLDADVIITADTARSLAGSLAKGEVLAVAPTPRIDVDGCSIPVRAYYMIRSRLPSSRQGIGGSGVYALSSAGRSRFAKFPAITADDAFVRLQFSPGERATLPTVTSTVYAPRTLKSLTAIRTRVYYGTDELARRFPAMMANADASNNRALMRLLKRPTMWPAIAIYFGVNAAARCLAKARAYRKSPKWTHDQSSRLRRA; encoded by the coding sequence ATGATCTCCATTATCATTCCAGCGCACAACGAAGCCGCCGTGATCGGGCGTAGCCTCGAGACGTTGCTGGCCGGAACAGCCCCCGGAGAACTTGAGATCGCCGTCGTTTGCAATGCCTGCTCGGACGACACGGTCGACATCGCGAGACGTTTCCCTGTCCGCGTCCTCGAGACCGACGTGCCAGGAAAAGCGAACGCATTGAATTTGGGCGATGCCGTCGTGCGGGCGTTTCCCCGCATCTACCTCGATGCCGACGTCATCATCACGGCCGATACGGCTCGCAGTCTCGCGGGATCTCTTGCCAAGGGCGAGGTTTTGGCCGTCGCTCCGACACCGCGCATCGACGTCGATGGCTGCTCAATTCCGGTCCGCGCCTATTACATGATCCGTTCGCGACTGCCCTCGTCCCGGCAAGGCATCGGCGGTTCCGGTGTTTATGCGCTGTCGAGCGCAGGCCGCTCGCGATTTGCCAAGTTTCCGGCGATCACGGCCGACGATGCCTTCGTCCGCCTGCAGTTTTCACCCGGCGAACGCGCAACGCTGCCGACCGTGACGTCAACCGTTTACGCGCCGCGGACCCTCAAGAGCCTTACGGCAATACGCACACGCGTTTACTACGGCACTGACGAGCTTGCGCGCCGGTTTCCAGCCATGATGGCGAATGCCGATGCCAGCAACAATCGCGCATTGATGAGGTTGCTGAAGCGGCCAACGATGTGGCCGGCGATCGCGATCTATTTCGGCGTCAACGCGGCGGCCCGCTGCCTCGCCAAAGCGAGAGCCTATCGGAAATCTCCGAAATGGACGCACGACCAGAGTTCCCGATTGCGGCGAGCCTAA
- a CDS encoding glycosyltransferase family 4 protein, with amino-acid sequence MTSRLDIFLPSEFIARGPSYTCGMIAKGLVSREIDDRPLNVNIVTPRASSFTIPSVGVTEALPIWARRLPYRVSRPLALATIDTAFLRIVREVTADNRGAYIWPNASVSTINELKSRGITVFREMINGPRWRAKQLLDDAYKRLAARPTHGLDDTSAEVERDALHAADYVFSPNGMVTKSLQETGLPPTKILEASYGWDPQRFAGATRLLPPIDGVRIAFVGTIGVRKGAHLILDYWARSKVRGELVLAGAMEAAIKEQCGSLLARPDVTVLDYVSDAGALYRSADIFAFPTIEEGGPQVTYEACGCGLPVITSPMGAGRVVNDGREGYVLDPYDAAGWVAAIQELATDVSKRSLMAEAALASADDYRWEAVSARRKTQIVDRLEPHAESSDLSQALAGLISSHETTVAERPIGAA; translated from the coding sequence TTGACCAGCCGCCTGGATATATTCTTGCCTTCGGAATTTATCGCGCGTGGTCCGAGCTACACGTGCGGCATGATTGCGAAGGGATTGGTGAGCCGCGAGATCGACGATAGGCCGCTGAACGTAAACATTGTCACGCCCCGGGCAAGCTCGTTTACGATTCCGTCGGTCGGCGTAACCGAGGCACTGCCGATCTGGGCGCGACGATTGCCCTATCGGGTGTCTCGGCCGCTCGCCCTTGCCACGATCGACACCGCATTCTTGCGGATCGTTCGCGAGGTTACCGCTGACAATCGCGGCGCCTATATCTGGCCCAATGCATCCGTCTCGACCATCAACGAGCTGAAGTCCAGGGGCATCACGGTCTTTCGCGAAATGATTAACGGCCCTCGCTGGAGAGCCAAGCAACTGCTCGACGACGCTTACAAGCGTCTTGCAGCGCGCCCGACGCACGGCCTGGACGACACCTCCGCCGAGGTCGAGCGTGACGCACTACACGCCGCGGACTACGTGTTTTCCCCGAACGGCATGGTGACGAAATCATTGCAGGAGACGGGGCTGCCTCCGACAAAGATCCTCGAGGCAAGCTACGGCTGGGACCCGCAGCGCTTCGCCGGAGCCACACGGCTGCTGCCCCCGATCGACGGAGTCAGGATCGCTTTTGTCGGCACAATTGGTGTCCGCAAGGGAGCCCATCTCATTCTGGACTACTGGGCGCGCAGCAAGGTACGTGGCGAGCTCGTATTGGCCGGCGCGATGGAAGCTGCGATCAAGGAGCAGTGCGGCAGCTTGCTTGCACGTCCCGACGTCACCGTGCTCGACTACGTTTCGGACGCTGGAGCGCTTTACCGCTCGGCAGACATCTTCGCGTTTCCCACGATCGAGGAAGGTGGTCCCCAGGTCACCTACGAAGCTTGCGGCTGCGGGCTTCCCGTCATCACCAGCCCGATGGGCGCAGGTCGCGTCGTCAACGATGGCCGCGAAGGTTATGTGCTGGATCCCTATGACGCGGCAGGCTGGGTCGCGGCGATCCAGGAGCTGGCGACTGACGTTTCCAAGCGCAGCCTCATGGCCGAAGCCGCGCTCGCCAGCGCGGACGACTATCGCTGGGAGGCCGTCAGCGCGCGCAGAAAGACGCAGATCGTGGACCGGCTGGAGCCGCATGCCGAGTCATCGGACCTTTCACAGGCTCTTGCAGGCCTCATCTCATCGCATGAGACCACCGTGGCAGAACGCCCGATCGGTGCAGCCTAA
- a CDS encoding glycosyltransferase: MIFATVGTQIHFDRLIAALDDWAGTTNETDVFAQVGPSAYVAKHIQTERFITPQEFRERALKARVIIGHAGMGSILTALEFGKRMIVMPRRSDLGEHRNDHQLGTAQYFSGQGRILVAEDRQQLFDKLSQLAGPNNVDPISTSASPALIATLRRFIDTGTSPVTRTTRTIADPLHARPAGPTDSRWRAQI; the protein is encoded by the coding sequence ATGATTTTTGCCACCGTGGGCACACAGATTCACTTCGACCGTCTCATCGCCGCGCTCGACGACTGGGCGGGCACAACGAATGAAACGGACGTGTTCGCCCAAGTCGGCCCTTCGGCGTATGTTGCAAAGCATATCCAGACGGAACGCTTCATCACGCCGCAAGAGTTCCGTGAGCGTGCGCTCAAGGCGCGGGTCATCATCGGTCACGCGGGGATGGGCTCGATCCTGACCGCGCTCGAGTTCGGCAAGCGCATGATCGTCATGCCGCGCAGGAGCGACCTCGGAGAACATCGCAACGATCATCAGTTGGGCACGGCGCAGTACTTCTCCGGCCAGGGCCGCATCCTGGTCGCCGAAGACCGGCAGCAACTCTTCGACAAACTTTCGCAACTGGCCGGCCCCAACAATGTCGATCCGATCAGCACGTCGGCATCGCCTGCCCTGATTGCAACATTGCGACGCTTCATCGATACGGGCACCTCGCCGGTGACGAGAACCACGCGAACCATCGCTGACCCATTACACGCACGGCCGGCCGGTCCCACAGACAGCCGATGGCGCGCACAGATATAG
- a CDS encoding glycosyltransferase: MGGIARMAEASAKRSQIENHDRPRQRRKKVLAVASGGGHWIQLLRVMEAFRDCDVTFVSTHASYRPQVADYKFYSVNDASRSTKLGLIKTTLQLARIIWAERPDVVVSTGAAPGYIALRLARLTGARTVWLDSIANVDQLSLSGAKIGRHVDLWLTQWPHLVRPQGPHFGGSVL, translated from the coding sequence ATGGGAGGGATTGCCCGCATGGCAGAAGCTTCGGCGAAGCGCTCTCAAATCGAAAATCACGACAGACCCCGGCAGCGTCGCAAGAAAGTGTTGGCGGTCGCCTCGGGAGGCGGCCACTGGATCCAGCTGCTGCGCGTCATGGAGGCGTTCAGGGATTGCGACGTGACCTTTGTCAGCACGCACGCCTCGTACCGGCCCCAGGTTGCGGATTACAAATTCTATTCCGTCAACGATGCCAGCCGGTCGACCAAGCTCGGCCTGATCAAGACGACACTGCAGCTCGCGCGTATCATCTGGGCCGAAAGGCCCGATGTCGTCGTCTCGACGGGCGCGGCGCCGGGATATATCGCGTTGCGGCTGGCCAGGCTGACCGGCGCCAGGACCGTCTGGCTGGACAGCATCGCCAATGTCGACCAGCTGTCCCTCTCCGGCGCGAAGATCGGCCGTCATGTGGATCTGTGGCTGACCCAGTGGCCACATCTCGTGAGGCCGCAGGGCCCGCATTTTGGAGGGTCGGTGTTATGA
- a CDS encoding glycosyltransferase, producing MGYSPVRTATRPKIAVCCFIPDYGHLQPLLKIADALREQGFEIKCYIAEECRPLLQRFQFDCFTLNSTDRLKRRKEMTRAFGRSTFFNSVCLYLHYLMMYPRIVAEVGNSAASLSDELTRQQPDLIICDTLWFTDWYARIAQSLGINIVLNSFDGSLAYNQRPFVQTYGITDAPQFVQSAFEVVSAISTKLCASYYRLRFLRTWLGVRRRRRAAKAQFDAAFPLDGAPPIKTPDWLVVGTASTERQRLGTVLRLDGADRSEIPALRFRSSAPIPPELEGWIDSGDHPVVYVSFGSAVDLDATFVRAIYQGLRGLDARVLWSLPDSQRGFLSGVPEADNIRIERFVPQPEILAMAKVRCFVTQGGPHSIQEALFGATPMLCIPFFVDQAYNSSVVERLGVGRRLWRKDVSAKTIGDAVKGILADASCSRNIIEISEDLSRHEGGEAVATYVAQFIKRQPTLRQTPIEVFDASRNIAWT from the coding sequence GTGGGCTATTCGCCTGTAAGGACTGCGACGCGGCCGAAGATCGCGGTCTGCTGCTTCATTCCCGATTACGGCCATCTGCAGCCGTTGCTGAAGATCGCGGACGCGCTGCGGGAGCAGGGTTTCGAGATCAAATGTTATATTGCCGAGGAATGCAGACCTCTCCTGCAGCGATTCCAGTTCGACTGTTTCACGTTGAACAGCACGGATCGGTTGAAGCGGCGGAAGGAAATGACCCGGGCGTTCGGCCGCTCGACATTCTTCAACAGCGTCTGCCTCTATCTGCATTATCTCATGATGTATCCGCGGATCGTCGCCGAGGTCGGCAACTCCGCGGCAAGCCTCAGCGACGAATTGACCCGACAGCAGCCGGATCTGATCATCTGCGATACGCTCTGGTTCACCGATTGGTACGCGCGGATCGCCCAGTCGCTGGGCATCAACATCGTCCTGAACAGCTTCGACGGCAGCCTGGCCTATAACCAGCGGCCTTTCGTCCAGACCTACGGCATCACCGATGCCCCGCAGTTCGTTCAGTCGGCCTTTGAGGTGGTTTCGGCTATCTCGACGAAGCTGTGTGCGTCCTATTATCGGCTCCGCTTCCTCCGGACCTGGCTCGGAGTACGCCGGCGCCGGCGGGCGGCGAAGGCCCAATTCGACGCGGCCTTTCCGCTTGACGGAGCGCCGCCGATAAAAACGCCGGACTGGCTGGTTGTTGGGACGGCGAGCACTGAACGGCAGCGGCTCGGTACGGTTCTACGCCTCGATGGTGCCGATCGGAGTGAGATCCCGGCGCTGCGGTTTCGGTCTTCCGCTCCTATCCCCCCTGAACTCGAGGGTTGGATCGACTCCGGCGATCATCCTGTCGTTTACGTATCCTTTGGCTCTGCCGTCGACCTCGACGCGACTTTTGTCAGGGCGATCTACCAAGGCCTTCGCGGCTTGGACGCGAGGGTCTTGTGGAGCCTGCCCGACAGTCAGCGAGGCTTTCTGTCCGGCGTTCCTGAAGCAGACAACATACGGATTGAGCGCTTCGTGCCTCAGCCGGAGATCCTGGCGATGGCCAAGGTTCGATGCTTTGTCACACAGGGGGGGCCGCATAGCATTCAGGAGGCGCTGTTCGGTGCCACGCCGATGCTGTGCATCCCGTTCTTCGTCGACCAGGCCTACAACAGCTCCGTCGTGGAGCGGCTGGGGGTCGGAAGGCGGCTTTGGCGCAAGGACGTGTCCGCGAAAACTATAGGCGATGCAGTCAAAGGCATTCTGGCGGACGCGAGCTGCAGCAGGAATATCATCGAGATAAGTGAAGATCTCAGTCGCCATGAAGGCGGTGAGGCCGTCGCAACATACGTCGCACAATTCATTAAGAGGCAGCCGACGCTCCGGCAAACACCAATTGAGGTGTTCGACGCAAGCCGCAACATTGCCTGGACCTAG